The Populus alba chromosome 4, ASM523922v2, whole genome shotgun sequence genome contains a region encoding:
- the LOC118033077 gene encoding nudix hydrolase 22, chloroplastic, whose amino-acid sequence MSEKSQKLLSLAQQLRLYKPPDSLNNPTRRQNGIPQSAKPKTAAVLICIFEGNDGDLRVILTERSSRLSSHSGEVSLPGGKREEGDADDVETALREATEEIGLDPSLVDVVTVLEPFMTKYAMTVVPVVGILFDKKAFNPAPNMNEVETVFDVPLEMFLKDENRREQEKEWMGDKYLLHFFDYQSGRKMYTVWAITASILIRAASVVYQRPPAFLEQKPTFWNGNPDKAIDT is encoded by the exons ATGAGTGAAAAGTCCCAGAAACTGTTATCATTAGCTCAACAGCTTCGTCTCTATAAACCTCCTGATTCTTTAAACAACCCAACAAGAAGACAAAATGGGATCCCACAAAGTGCAAAACCAAAAACAGCTGCAGTTCTTATCTGTATATTTGAAGGAAATGATGGAGATCTGCGTGTGATCCTAACAGAACGCTCTTCAAGACTTTCTTCTCATTCTG GTGAAGTTTCCTTGCCTGGTGGGAAAAGGGAGGAAGGAGATGCTGATGATGTAGAGACTGCCTTGAGGGAGGCTACAGAGGAGATTGGCTTGGACCCTTCTCTTGTTGATGTTGTCACTGTTCTTGAACCATTCATGACAAAG TATGCTATGACTGTGGTTCCTGTGGTCGGCATCCTGTTCGATAAGAAGGCATTCAATCCAGCTCCAAACATGAATGAAGTGGAAACAGTATTTGATGTTCCCCTAGAAATGTTTCTTAAG GATGAGAACCGGAGGGAGCAGGAGAAAGAATGGATGGGAGACAAGTATCTACTCCACTTCTTTGATTATCAGTCAGGGAGGAAAATgtatacagtatgggctatcaCTGCTTCAATATTGATTAGGGCTGCATCAGTGGTCTACCAAAGACCACCTGCATTTCTAGAGCAAAAGCCAACATTCTGGAATGGAAACCCTGATAAAGCTATAGATACCTGA
- the LOC118033076 gene encoding nudix hydrolase 22, chloroplastic isoform X1, protein MASENRGERSQKLISLSRRLSLYEPPPHLNNPARRQHGIPKSANPKRAAVLICIFEGNDGELRVILTQRSSQLSSHSGEVALPGGKREEGDADDIATALREAKEEIGLDPSLVDVVTVIEPYMTRFHVTVVPVIGMLFDKKAFNPTPDASEVESVFDVPLEMFLKNENRREVEDEWMGDKFLSHFFDYQSGEKGFTIWAFTAAILIRVAAIVYQRPPAFLERRPTLWNGIPDKDLAKL, encoded by the exons atggCTTCTGAAAATAGGGGAGAGAGATCCCAGAAGCTCATATCATTATCTCGACGGCTCAGCCTCTACGAACCTCCTCCCCATCTAAACAACCCGGCCAGAAGACAACATGGGATCCCAAAATCTGCAAACCCCAAAAGAGCTGCAGTTCTCATCTGCATCTTTGAAGGAAATGATGGAGAACTTCGTGTAATCCTCACACAACGCTCTTCACAACTCTCTTCTCACTCAG GTGAAGTGGCCTTGCCTGGTGGAAAAAGGGAGGAAGGTGATGCTGATGATATAGCAACTGCATTGAGAGAGGCTAAGGAGGAGATTGGTTTGGACCCTTCCCTTGTTGATGTTGTTACTGTTATTGAGCCATATATGACCAGG TTTCATGTTACTGTTGTTCCTGTGATTGGTATGCTGTTTGACAAGAAAGCATTCAATCCAACTCCAGATGCTAGTGAAGTGGAATCAGTGTTCGATGTTCCTCTAGAAATGTTTCTTAAG AACGAGAACAGGAGAGAAGTCGAGGATGAGTGGATGGGAGACAAGTTTCTATCTCATTTCTTTGACTATCAGTCAGGGGAAAAAGGTTTTACTATATGGGCTTTCACTGCTGCAATATTGATTAGAGTTGCTGCCATTGTCTACCAAAGACCGCCTGCATTTCTTGAGCGAAGGCCGACATTGTGGAATGGAATTCCTGATAAAGATCTCGCCAAGCTATAG
- the LOC118033076 gene encoding nudix hydrolase 22, chloroplastic isoform X2 — protein MASENRGERSQKLISLSRRLSLYEPPPHLNNPARRQHGIPKSANPKRAAVLICIFEGNDGELRVILTQRSSQLSSHSGEVALPGGKREEGDADDIATALREAKEEIGLDPSLVDVVTVIEPYMTRNENRREVEDEWMGDKFLSHFFDYQSGEKGFTIWAFTAAILIRVAAIVYQRPPAFLERRPTLWNGIPDKDLAKL, from the exons atggCTTCTGAAAATAGGGGAGAGAGATCCCAGAAGCTCATATCATTATCTCGACGGCTCAGCCTCTACGAACCTCCTCCCCATCTAAACAACCCGGCCAGAAGACAACATGGGATCCCAAAATCTGCAAACCCCAAAAGAGCTGCAGTTCTCATCTGCATCTTTGAAGGAAATGATGGAGAACTTCGTGTAATCCTCACACAACGCTCTTCACAACTCTCTTCTCACTCAG GTGAAGTGGCCTTGCCTGGTGGAAAAAGGGAGGAAGGTGATGCTGATGATATAGCAACTGCATTGAGAGAGGCTAAGGAGGAGATTGGTTTGGACCCTTCCCTTGTTGATGTTGTTACTGTTATTGAGCCATATATGACCAGG AACGAGAACAGGAGAGAAGTCGAGGATGAGTGGATGGGAGACAAGTTTCTATCTCATTTCTTTGACTATCAGTCAGGGGAAAAAGGTTTTACTATATGGGCTTTCACTGCTGCAATATTGATTAGAGTTGCTGCCATTGTCTACCAAAGACCGCCTGCATTTCTTGAGCGAAGGCCGACATTGTGGAATGGAATTCCTGATAAAGATCTCGCCAAGCTATAG
- the LOC118033074 gene encoding magnesium-chelatase subunit ChlI, chloroplastic — protein MATILGTSSSAILASKPFSIPSLSLTSSGLSFGRKYYGGIGLVGKKGRPQFHVAVASVATDIGSVQEAQKAAAKESQRPVYPFAAIVGQDEMKLCLLLNVIDPKIGGVMIMGDRGTGKSTTVRSLVDLLPEIKVVAGDPYNSDPTDPESMGIEVRESVVKGEDLTVVLTKINMVDLPLGATEDRVCGTIDIEKALTEGVKAFEPGLLAKANRGILYVDEVNLLDDHLVDVLLDSAASGWNTVEREGISISHPARFILIGSGNPEEGELRPQLLDRFGMHAQVGTVRDAELRVKIVEERARFDKNPKEFRETYKSEQEKLQQQISSARSFLSSVKIDHDLKVKISKVCAELNVDGLRGDIVTNRAAKALAALKGRDQVTAEDIATVIPNCLRHRLRKDPLESIDSGLLVSEKFYEVFS, from the exons ATGGCAACCATACTTGGAACTTCTTCCTCTGCAATCTTGGCGTCTAAACCGTTCTCcattccttctctctctttaacCTCCTCAG GGCTAAGTTTTGGGAGGAAGTATTATGGAGGGATTGGTCTTGTGGGTAAGAAAGGGAGGCCTCAGTTTCATGTTGCAGTTGCCAGTGTTGCTACTGACATTGGCTCTGTTCAGGAG GCCCAGAAGGCTGCTGCTAAGGAAAGCCAGAGACCAGTATATCCATTTGCTGCTATAGTAGGGCAAGATGAGATGAAGCTGTGCCTTTTGCTAAATGTGATTGATCCCAAGATTGGAGGTGTCATGATCATGGGTGATAGAGGGACCGGAAAGTCCACCACTGTTAGGTCCTTGGTTGATTTACTTCCTGAAATTAAGGTGGTTGCTGGTGACCCCTATAACTCAGATCCGACAGATCCAGAGTCAATGGGTATTGAAGTCAGGGAGAGTGTTGTGAAAGGGGAGGATCTCACTGTTGTCCTGACTAAAATTAATATGGTTGACTTGCCATTGGGAGCTACAGAGGATAGGGTGTGTGGTACAATTGACATTGAAAAGGCTCTCACCGAGGGTGTAAAGGCATTTGAGCCGGGTCTTCTTGCTAAAGCTAATAGAGGCATTCTTTATGTTGATGAGGTTAATCTTTTGGATGATCACTTGGTGGATGTTCTTTTAGATTCTGCTGCATCAGGGTGGAACACAGTGGAGAGAGAGGGTATTTCAATTTCACATCCTGCAcgatttattttgattggttCTGGCAATCCTGAAGAAGGAGAGCTAAGGCCACAGCTTCTTGATAGATTTGGAATGCACGCACAGGTGGGGACTGTTAGGGATGCAGAGCTCAGAGTTAAAATTGTGGAAGAGAGAGCTCGATTTGACAAAAATCCAAAGGAATTTCGCGAGACTTACAAGTCTGAGCAAGAGAAACTCCAGCAACAAATTTCCTCAGCTAGGAGTTTTCTTTCATCTGTAAAAATAGATCATGATCTTAAGGTTAAAATCTCCAAGGTTTGTGCAGAGCTGAATGTTGATGGATTGAGAGGAGACATTGTGACGAATAGAGCTGCTAAAGCTCTTGCTGCCCTGAAGGGTAGGGATCAAGTAACTGCAGAAGATATTGCTACTGTCATCCCCAATTGTTTAAGACACCGTCTTCGGAAGGATCCCTTGGAGTCAATCGACTCAGGTTTGCTTGTCAGTGAGAAATTTTATGAGGTTTTTAGCTGA
- the LOC118033084 gene encoding tetrahydroanabasine acetyltransferase, producing the protein MEEIHIKETIPVRPSTPPFSQDHTLPLSHLDTDRNLNVTFRYLRVYVNTATSNGGHPFNVIAAALSSALVHYYPLAATLRRGQVDDRLELFCSRDHLGVPLINATVNCTLEKLSYLDDSDPNFLDGLVPDPDQDYGLANPCVLQVTVFECGGWTLGAAIHHGLCDGLGATQFFNVMAELARGVGRISANPVWDRARLLGPRDPPRAEGVVREFLGLEKGSEPYGQVVGKVVRECFPVKDEWLEKFKKVLFEKSGSSFTTFEALGAFIWRAKVKASGVPGDENVKFAYSINIRKLVKPPLPAGYWGNGCVPMYAQLCARELIEQPVWKTAELIKKSKINATDEYVRSFIDFQELHYGDGITAGNRVSGFTDWRHLGHSTVDFGWGGPVTVLPLSRKLLGSVEPCFFLPYSSANAGKKDGFKVLVTLQETHMPAFKKEMEKFSSQDFDLS; encoded by the exons ATGGAAGAAATTCACATCAAAGAAACCATTCCAGTTCGCCCTTCTACGCCCCCTTTCTCTCAAGACCATACACTCCCTCTCTCCCACCTTGACACCGACCGCAACCTTAATGTCACATTTCGCTACCTTCGTGTCTACGTTAACACCGCCACCAGCAATGGTGGCCATCCTTTCAACGTCATCGCGGCTGCGCTTTCCTCTGCTCTTGTGCACTACTACCCTCTTGCAGCGACTCTCCGCCGAGGCCAGGTGGATGACCGTCTGGAGCTGTTTTGCTCTCGAGACCATTTAGGTGTGCCTCTTATCAATGCAACTGTAAACTGCACGTTGGAAAAACTGAGCTACCTTGATGACTCGGACCCGAATTTTCTGGACGGGTTGGTTCCTGACCCGGATCAAGATTATGGGCTGGCTAACCCGTGTGTTCTCCAAGTCACGGTGTTTGAGTGTGGTGGATGGACATTAGGTGCTGCCATACACCATGGTTTGTGTGATGGGCTTGGGGCAACCcagttttttaatgttatggCAGAGTTGGCACGTGGTGTGGGTCGGATTTCAGCTAATCCAGTTTGGGACCGGGCGCGGTTGTTGGGTCCGAGAGACCCGCCCCGAGCTGAGGGAGTGGTGAGGGAGTTTTTGGGCTTGGAGAAAGGGTCTGAACCTTACGGTCAGGTGGTTGGTAAGGTTGTGCGGGAGTGCTTTCCTGTGAAGGATGAGTGGTTGGAGAAGTTCAAGAAGGTGTTGTTTGAGAAGAGCGGCTCTAGTTTTACCACGTTTGAAGCCTTGGGTGCCTTCATATGGCGGGCAAA GGTTAAAGCCTCGGGGGTTCCCGGTGATGAGAATGTGAAGTTCGCCTATTCAATCAATATACGAAAACTAGTAAAGCCACCATTACCGGCTGGCTATTGGGGCAATGGTTGTGTTCCGATGTATGCTCAACTCTGTGCCAGAGAGCTGATAGAGCAACCAGTTTGGAAAACAGCTGAGTTGATTAAAAAGAGCAAAATCAATGCAACCGATGAGTACGTCCGCTCCTTCATTGATTTTCAAGAACTACATTATGGAGATGGCATTACAGCAGGAAACAGAGTGAGTGGGTTCACAGATTGGAGGCACCTGGGACATTCAACTGTTGATTTTGGGTGGGGAGGTCCGGTCACTGTCTTGCCGCTTTCAAGAAAACTTCTCGGAAGTGTTGAGCCGTGCTTTTTCTTGCCTTATTCTTCTGCAAACGCAGGCAAGAAGGATGGGTTCAAGGTGCTGGTAACCTTGCAAGAAACACACATGCCTGCCTTCAAGAAAGAGATGGAGAAATTTAGCAGCCAAGATTTTGACTTGTCTTGA
- the LOC118054113 gene encoding tetrahydroanabasine acetyltransferase, translating to MEEIHIKETIPVSPSTPPFSQDHTLPLSHLDTDRNLNVTFRYLRVYVNTTTSNGGHPFNVIAAALSSALVHYYPLAATLRRGQVDDRLELFCSRDHLGVPLINATVNCTLEKLSYLDDSDPNFLDGLVPDPDQDYGLANPCVLQVTVFECGGWTLGAAIHHGLCDGLGATQFFNVMAELARGVGRISANPVWDRARLLGPRDPPRAEGVVREFLGLEKGSEPYGQVVGKVVRECFPVKDEWLEKFKKVLFEKSGSSFTTFEALGAFIWRAKVKASGVPGDENVKFAYSINIRKLVKPPLPAGYWGNGCVPMYAQLCARELIEQPVWKTAELIKKSKINATDEYVRSFIDFQELHYGDGITAGNRVSGFTDWRHLGHSTVDFGWGGPVTVLPLSRKLLGSVEPCFFLPYSSANAGKKDGFKVLVTLQETHMPAFKKEMEKFSSQDFDLS from the exons ATGGAAGAAATTCACATCAAAGAAACCATTCCAGTTAGCCCTTCTACGCCCCCTTTCTCTCAAGACCATACACTCCCTCTCTCCCACCTTGACACCGACCGCAACCTTAATGTCACATTTCGCTACCTTCGTGTCTACGTTAACACCACCACCAGCAATGGTGGCCATCCTTTCAACGTCATCGCGGCTGCGCTTTCCTCTGCTCTTGTGCACTACTACCCTCTTGCAGCCACTCTCCGCCGAGGCCAGGTGGATGACCGTCTGGAGCTGTTTTGCTCTCGAGACCATTTAGGTGTGCCTCTTATCAATGCAACTGTAAACTGCACGTTGGAAAAACTGAGCTACCTTGATGACTCGGACCCGAATTTTCTGGACGGGTTAGTTCCTGACCCGGATCAAGATTATGGGCTGGCTAACCCGTGTGTTCTCCAAGTCACGGTGTTTGAGTGTGGTGGATGGACATTAGGTGCTGCCATACACCATGGTTTGTGTGATGGGCTTGGGGCAACCcagttttttaatgttatggCAGAGTTGGCACGTGGTGTGGGTCGGATTTCAGCTAATCCAGTTTGGGACCGGGCGCGGTTGTTGGGTCCGAGAGACCCGCCCCGAGCTGAGGGAGTGGTGAGGGAGTTTTTGGGCTTGGAGAAAGGGTCTGAACCTTACGGTCAGGTGGTTGGTAAGGTTGTGCGGGAGTGCTTTCCTGTGAAGGATGAGTGGTTGGAGAAGTTCAAGAAGGTGTTGTTTGAGAAGAGCGGCTCTAGTTTTACCACGTTTGAAGCCTTGGGTGCCTTCATATGGCGGGCAAA GGTTAAAGCCTCGGGGGTTCCCGGTGATGAGAATGTGAAGTTCGCCTATTCAATCAATATACGAAAACTAGTAAAGCCACCATTACCGGCTGGCTATTGGGGCAATGGTTGTGTTCCGATGTATGCTCAACTCTGTGCCAGAGAGCTGATAGAGCAACCAGTTTGGAAAACAGCTGAGTTGATTAAAAAGAGCAAAATCAATGCAACCGATGAGTACGTCCGCTCCTTCATTGATTTTCAAGAACTACATTATGGAGATGGCATTACAGCAGGAAACAGAGTGAGTGGGTTCACAGATTGGAGGCACCTGGGACATTCAACTGTTGATTTTGGGTGGGGAGGTCCGGTCACTGTCTTGCCGCTTTCAAGAAAACTTCTCGGAAGTGTTGAGCCGTGCTTTTTCTTGCCTTATTCTTCTGCAAACGCAGGCAAGAAGGATGGGTTCAAGGTGCTGGTAACCTTGCAAGAAACACACATGCCTGCCTTCAAGAAAGAGATGGAGAAATTTAGCAGCCAAGATTTTGACTTGTCTTGA